A single Metarhizium brunneum chromosome 5, complete sequence DNA region contains:
- the eltA gene encoding Heat-labile enterotoxin A chain — protein MANRQWHFLSLCTALVLLLFSLGGEAAPLGKVTDYIFRGDDRDPTAIKKTGGFKPTENTYNDQLAFSLHAHIDHTQGDTAYVSTSKSFGVAVQFATTGGWVYRVHRLGNMIDTNAALRDPPAEEQQEFAALGGVPYDAIEGWWQVPNTLDVPEFSEDQAKELDRDYAAKYQSNFIQNPDFNFDKYKNEQVQGPGEDVDVLASMPEEDPNKWDDTYWDGLRNTEFKKSALSFMNKHASSLGWKANQQFPLALWEEGSGEPPAKKPKVEETAGPSGQTVPASTAPKYVFYGDYLWPAEAKRQGGFLTPADSLATIRNPPVTAYTLNTHLNRDKLKLHPETYFVAVHQTFGAAAKEAVKKAAKFGGQFDPVVYLVHATPHMFKVGNELAVPGGMVWGQVRGWTQVPRDYALPEKTPTSKQELHKHFEKAYKAKPKVVFQKNPDYDSKFDQYTATEKEQPQLLGSRKASRELTNFMKEHGSAVGFQEKFPLFTAPKVITGEASAAAKNVEPAPHEEEGVLEQVWDFVKEHAVAIALLPAVAALNLIPGVGEVADAFEFAALSTEAAEGTGLVLEGTAALEEGAVIGEGGTVAVEEGATTVEEDVATVEKPDEELELPDVPTDPIEEDLNLPDVPTDPIEEDLNLPDVPTDPIEVPEAVPADKVALKAD, from the coding sequence ATGGCCAATAGACAGTGGCACTTTCTGTCACTATGTACTGCCCTGGTACTTCTCTTGTTCTCTCTGGGAGGCGAGGCTGCTCCCTTGGGTAAAGTAACGGACTACATTTTCCGCGGAGACGACAGAGACCCAACTGCAATCAAGAAAACAGGGGGGTTCAAGCCCACAGAGAACACATACAACGACCAGCTCGCATTCAGCCTTCATGCACACATTGATCATACCCAGGGCGATACCGCTTATGTTTCGACCTCCAAGTCGTTCGGCGTAGCAGTGCAGTTTGCCACGACTGGCGGCTGGGTTTACCGTGTCCATCGCCTTGGAAACATGATCGACACCAATGCGGCACTTCGCGACCCCCCGGCcgaagagcagcaagagttCGCTGCGTTGGGCGGTGTTCCGTACGATGCGATTGAAGGCTGGTGGCAAGTCCCAAATACCTTGGATGTGCCTGAATTTTCCGAAGACCAGGCAAAGGAGCTCGACCGAGACTATGCGGCAAAATACCAGAGCAACTTCATCCAGAACCCGGATTTCAACTTTGACAAGTACAAAAATGAGCAAGTCCAGGGGCCTGGAGAAGACGTGGATGTACTAGCTTCGATGCCCGAAGAGGACCCGAACAAATGGGACGACACATACTGGGATGGGCTTCGGAATACTGAATTTAAGAAGTCAGCTCTGAGCTTTATGAACAAACATGCTTCTAGTCTCGGGTGGAAAGCCAACCAGCAGTTCCCCTTGGCCCTGTGGGAGGAGGGCAGCGGCGAGCCGccagccaagaagcccaaggtCGAGGAAACCGCAGGACCATCGGGGCAAACTGTGCCTGCATCAACCGCCCCAAAGTACGTCTTCTACGGCGACTACCTGTGgccggccgaggccaagagaCAAGGCGGATTCCTCACGCCGGCCGACTCCCTGGCTACGATCAGGAACCCACCAGTTACGGCATATACTCTGAACACGCATCTGAACAGggacaagctcaagcttcACCCTGAGACCTATTTCGTCGCGGTGCACCAAACCTTTGGAGCTGCTGCAAAGGAAGCCGTAAAGAAGGCAGCAAAATTCGGCGGACAGTTTGACCCCGTGGTTTACTTGGTTCACGCTACTCCACACATGTTCAAGGTTGGCAATGAGCTGGCCGTCCCAGGAGGCATGGTTTGGGGGCAGGTCAGGGGCTGGACGCAGGTACCGCGCGACTATGCGCTCCCTGAAAAGACCCCGACGAGTAAGCAAGAGCTGCACAAGCATTTCGAGAAGGCGTACAaagccaagcccaaggtcGTCTTCCAGAAGAACCCAGACTACGATTCTAAATTTGACCAGTATACCGCTACAGAAAAGGAGCAGCCTCAACTTCTAGGCTCGAGAAAGGCCTCGCGTGAGCTCACCAACTTTATGAAGGAACATGGATCGGCGGTAGGCTTCCAGGAGAAGTTCCCCCTGTTCACAGCGCCCAAGGTCATCACCGGCGAAGCTTCTGCCGCAGCAAAGAATGTAGAGCCTGCGCcccatgaagaagaaggtgtGCTTGAGCAGGTGTGggactttgtcaaggaaCATGCCGTGGCGATAGCCCTCCTCCCCGCGGTTGCTGCGCTCAACTTGATTCCCGGCGTGGGGGAGGTGGCGGATGCTTTCGAATTCGCGGCTTTGAGCACcgaggcggccgagggcaCGGGGCTGGTTCTCGAGGGCACAGCGGCCCTTGAGGAGGGTGCTGTCATAGGTGAAGGAGGCACCGTGGCAGTCGAAGAAGGCGCAACCactgttgaagaagacgtgGCAACTGTTGAGAAGCCTGACGAGGAACTAGAACTGCCCGACGTGCCGACTGATCCGATAGAGGAGGACCTGAATCTTCCTGACGTGCCGACTGATCCGATAGAGGAGGACCTGAATCTTCCTGACGTGCCTACTGACCCGATAGAAGTGCCGGAGGCGGTGCCGGCTGATAAGGTAGCTTTGAAGGCCGACTGA